ataattgttttgctggttttactagtgaatatgatagatttgcttcttcatatttttggtattttgacagtggttgttcaagacatatgacaggtgataaGTCAATTCTTacagacataaaacctatgcattgtgggtctgttacttttggcaatggaattgaaggtaatgttcttagtatgggtactcttaactttgaagggttgcctagaatcaaaagagtgttacttgtggaaggtcttaaagctaatcttctaagcataagtcaaatttgtgatcaaggttatactgttaactttgataaagagaattgttttgaTTTAAACAAAAATGGTGAGAATATTCTTGAAGGCtatagatctaatgacaattgctacactcttttgccatctattatgtgtcaatctgttATGAGTAATAACACTGATATGTGGCATtctaaacttggtcacataaatttcaaaaccttaaaaaaattgtcacatgcagggagtgttcgtggtttacctaagctaggtaaagaatctgatggtaagtgcaagagttgtcaacttggtaagcaattaaaaattacacataaaagtgtttctgacataaacacttcgaaagttttagaattgcttcacatggatcttatgggtccaattcaaattgagagtttaaatgggaaaatgtatatttttgtttgtgtggatgatttttctagatatacttgggtggatttcttgaaagaaaaatctgacacttttgatgcctttaaaaTTCTTTGCttaaaattaaaagttgaaaaagattgcaacattggaaaaattgttcgtataagaagtgagcatggtaaagaatttgagaattctgtctatgatgatttttgtaagtctgcaggtatctctcatgagttttcagctcccaaaactcctcaacagaatggagttgtagaaaggaaaaaccgcactcttcaagaaatggctagagtgatgctaaatagcaaaaaattgaccaaacggttatgggtagaagcaattaacactgcttgctatatcataaatcgtgtttttcttcgtccaggtacatctaaaacatcttatgaaatttggaaaggtaagaaaccaagtgtggcttactttcatgtgttttggatgtgtttgttacattttgagagatagagaaaatcttggtaaatttgatgctaagagtgatgaaggtgtttttattggatactccactaacagtagggcttatcgtgtgtataacatgagaacccaaactataaTGGAGTCGGCTAGcgttgttattgatgattccagggatttttctgagttttctaccgaggaagaaattgaaaggtttattgaagaacctactgaaaaacacgaagaagcttgtgtcagtgatactactgttgcaatgtctggtccatctgttccaacagatcgcgaatccgatgaaacagattctggacagacagaaaagaaatttccagatattattttggatgaagtccaaaaggagccatcGACCAGAGTTATGTTAAATCATCCAGcagatttaatacttggaaatccaaaaagacagtatggtaacacgaagaaggtttagtaatgttgttcaatttgtttgtttcctatctctaattgagcctaaaaatgtgaaagaagctttaactgatgaatattggattaaagctatgcaggaggaattggaacaattttttagaaacaaagtgtggattCTTGTGCCAAGACCTTTAAataccaatattattggtacaaaatggattttcaagaataaatatgatgaatttggtacaattgtgcgaaataaagcaagattagtggcacaagggtacacacaagtggaaggaatagacttttgatgaaacatttgcacctgttgcaagacttgaatcaattagattattattgtctattgcttgtttgattggtttcaggttgttccaaatggatgtcaaatccgcatttctcaatgggatcttgatTGAAGAAGTATATGTGGAACAACCtaaagggtttgaagatccccatgcacctgatcatgtttacaaattggagaaagctctatatggtttgaagcaagcccctcgggcttggtatgagagactcactcaatttcttgtttctcatggatacaaaaggggtggagtagataaaactttgtttatcaaaaatattaaatctaacataatcattgctcagatttatgttgatgatattgtgtttggatctacttctgacaatgaggtgcaggtatttgtgaaacaaatgaaagaggaatttgaaatgagcatggtgggagaattgacttatttcttaggtttgcaagtcaagcagttagatgaaggcacatttgtttctcaaagcaaatatgctaagaacctagtcaaaaagtttggacttgaaagttcaaagattgccaaaacaccaatgggaacgactgtgaagctatccaaagatgaaaatggtgtcaaagttgatcctacattgtataggagcatgattggtagtcttctttatctcactgctagtcgacctgatttaagttatagtgttggtgtgtgtgccaggtaccaaggaaatcccatggagtctcatgttacagttgtcaaaagaatcattcgatatgttcatgggactgctgattatggtatttggtattcaaaagaaactaaccctaatctagtgtgctttagtgatgctgattgggcaggtaacactgatgacagaaaaagcactagtggaggatgtttcttcttgggaaataatctagtctcttggcacagcaagaaacaAAATTCTACTTCTCTCTCAACAGGTAAGGTCGAATACATTGCAGCAGGAAGTTGTTGTGCaaaacttttgtggatgaagcaaatgatgatggattatgggtttgatcttgacactttaactattttttgtgataatacaagtgcaattaatatttcaaaaaatcctgtgcaacattcccgtactaaacatattgatatttgtcatcatttcataagagaattagttgaaaataaagttcttgtcttggaatatattgaaacacataaacaaattgctgatattttcactaaagctcttgattcggttcgctttgatttcctccgaaaatctttgggggtttgttaTCTTTAAATTGTCTTGTTATGGTGTTATCCGCTTGATCAAATGTGTGTTATTTAAGGTTAAGAAAATTGTCaatcaatttgaaaattttgttgtgtgtcaagctgGATAATATGACTTGTGTTTATGAACATTTagttgtatattcttgagagaaatttaatcaattcctcctaggcatattcgagaaaattaatcaatgtttaatgtttgagcttccatttgtgtagcattgtttcaagctcctatgaaagaatagagctacccacatcagtgtgtgaaagccgtcttttgagtaagttggaactttgtaattcagagttatgaagaggatacgctaccatagaaaagggctaccactggtatagtgtgacagcgtcttcataggttacaattatttttaatttcgaaaaagacttatttgtcattgggAAATGTTCCCTTGCTtacactgtcacacacttatgcttgaaacaatgcaataaaaaaattgtacacagtttataaaaattaaaaaaatgtgtgtaagtctcatacatgttgattgattcacttaagaatatgtgcttgtgactgaattgtggtttatttctctcgaatattctttctaattttttattttcacaagtgttcttatccatggtatacactaacacttattttcatttGCTTGTTTTTATTCTTATCAGGATGACTCACATTGATCAAAGCAGaattttttggttgagtttttatttttgtgcatatataaaatgaaaataaaaataataataaaaaaattttggcaaggaaattcatggtggaccgaatcattgtggtaattttgtgaaattatgcatttattttgtgtgatttaatatattctttgtctccaaggaatttatttttgtcttctttctcaatttggaataccatgatttgtatctttattgtcTTGTACCTTGTttagaattgttaaaaaaaaggaaaaggtcAATTAGAAGATTGTATGGGGTATTTTTTCGGTTACCTTTTTTGGATTGTCATTTTATATCTATTtccttttataaaataaaaaaaagtgtaAGGATTTATGTAGATGGTGTGTCTTCAAGATTGTTTCCTTTTCTTGTTTAattaaaacatttaaaaaaaaaaaaaaaaggaaacctcTTATTGCCGTGGGTCTCCAAATTGGGTAAGTGTTGTCCTTAAAAAGCTTGCCATTAACCCTTTTTCTTCTCACCCACGATCTCACTAagtcacttcttcttcttctaatttttttctcttttttttttgtaagtgctTTTTGTTTTTCAGAGAAGAAACAATGGTGAGAACTCGTGGTGCTTCCTCTAAGAAGATCCCTACTTCTCAATCCCGAAAGGTGCCCTCTCCATCGCCACCTCCATCTGTCTCAACGGCAACTCCATCTGTTCCAGCACCTGCCCCATCTGTTGGAAAGACTTGCAAATCCAAGGCACGCAAGAAGgtgttctctctctctcatgaaCACCCCATGGTGTTTCCAGATATCTCAGCTGACATTGTTGATGTTGCACCACCATCTGAAGTGGTGGTGCCCTCTCGAGCCAAGGACCCATCTCCTCTTCCGATTGATTTGTCTCTGGCGGCTAGGGAAAAATCTAAATCTATTTCATCTTCTTCCAAAGCTGCTGCTGGGTTGCTCAAATTGCCCTTGAAGCCGAGCCAGTCCAAGAAAACTTCTGGGGCTCCCAAAAGGAAATTGGGAGTTGACACGTCTTCTTCCCCCTTGACTGCTGCCAAGAAAATATTGAAGGCTCATCCCCCTTCTCTGTCTTCATCCGAATCTGACCCTGAGGAAGAAAAGTCAGAATCTGAAGCAACCCATGATACCACATTGTCTGATGAAACAGTTCCTGACAATGCAGaatcagaggctgagtctgatgAGCCAGAAAAAGAAGACATTGTCCCCTCTGAACAAGAAGCCGAATCTGACGCAGAACCAATTGCAACTCCTTTGTCATCCAAGGCTAAAGGAAAGAGACCAATTTCTGATCCTACACCTTCTCCAAAACGTTCAGGTGtaaatttcaaaccttattctTCCACTTTTTGTTATAATGATAATACTTGTGATGTGGTTCTCTATGCTCAAAGGAAATTTATCATTGAGAGAAATTATGTCTTGAGTGATCATCGGCCTTATGGTGTGCTAACAATGCTTCAAGATCGACAATGGACAGGTTCTTTGGTTAAATTTACtggttttgtggatagaatagtcaaggaattctatgccaatcttACTAATGAAATTATAGAACCTAAATCTTCTTTGTATAATAAAGTGTTTGTTAGGGGCCATTGGTTCTCTTTTTTTCCTCAAGACATTGCCCTTGCTTTGCATCTTCCCCTTGATGTCGAGCATGATGATGATGTTGCCTCTCTTGACAAGGATACGGTTATCACTGAATTGGTAGGGCAAAAAATGGTATGGCCATCTAATACAGTCATCTCGGTCTCCAATCTCACCTACACTTATGCTGTCCTCCATAAGTTTGCCACAACGAATTGGAAGCCCACTTCTCACACCGCCACCATCTCTTTTGATATGGCTTCATTTTTGTACAAGGTGGGGACCGGTCTTGGTATAAATTTGGCTTTGGTTATTCATGATCAAATCATTGGGTTTCGCAAAGGTAATAGAAAAAACTTGAATCTTCCTTTTCCTCaagttatttataaagtgttgagtaTGCAGAAAAAAGATCTCCAACGTGATCAAGAAGACTTGGTGGCTCCCACTACTGCTGCTTCCTACAAAGCCTCTGCTCCTCCTTCTGAAGCCACTGATGTTCATCAACCAAGAAAGTCAAGCCCCAATCTCTGAAGTTTTCCTCGGATGACATTCCTCATGCGTCCTCCTCTGTTGCCACTGATTCCGGACTTGTTGCCACAGAAATAGCTGCTGTTCGAGCCTCTGTTGATTCTTTGGCTGCTCAAGTGATGTCACTTGAAGGACTGCAACGTTATGTGTTGGAGGCTGTTCAATCTCTATCAAAAGATCCAGTCGTTTAGTTTTATTTCTTGAACATTGATACTctcttttgttattttgttttatggttctttggcttctttgaaagacacaaagggggagagtagatacttccaaaaacctgtttgtttgttgttttgtttaactctggaccttcttattttgagggggagttaagtctagtttctttacatgtttgttataagttaatgcatgttttcagggggagttctttctctttacttatcactaacatttgtgttgcaggtttttgaattaattttgtctatcaaattgccaaagggggagattgtaaaatcctttattggcatatttgacaaaattaattaaatgagtatttcgaaatgggtagtttaTTGTTTTGTAATATTGAGTGGTATTTTtcaaaatgggtagtttcctgttttatTGTGATATGTCtttctataatcagattattatatatatgttaataaaataaatatataatttcctataaaagaatatcttttcttgaaatggaaattattggtatttattttattttttgatctgatttatttgtccagaaatcgtgtacagcttgcagagaaaatgtatatattgtttccttatttatttagggaaactgggtttaaaaactgtccaggttcaatgaatctgtttgaacggattgccagtctgtttgaacagattctgactttcatgttttggaagattttccatttattggcttattggtttctgatttgttttcgaCGACCTAAAGGGGTTCTttaaagtatataatcatccttaggtcgttggctTTTGaatatctctcttggtgtattattttcaaatattatagagactttttattatgtgaagaacttgagtccagcaagttcttagtggtttattacagtgtacttctgtattgttttctttgtgttaattgtgcaggttgaacacacttggacattggtcatcaagcttcgggagaagtcttgttcgtgagtcacttttcaggaggaaaagtgcaagtgttatgatttgaaatgagttcaagatcttagcacttcagaaatttgattaggagtttagattacaacagttgcgacaaattcaagagggagtctttatttgtacaagtcaatttggttttgtaatcgtttagatattcttctaataaatttcattctctgggcgtggcctcgtggactagtagcaatctgcaaagattgctgataccacgtaaaaattagtgtgttctttactttatgttcgtttttatcttctggtcacaaactgtttaaacatatttggtttctgttcaaacagtctttgtgtctgtttaaacatttctgtaacagttcaacaattaattatttaatttgaataattaagttggtaatcataaaaaaacggaatttcaatatcttttaaaaaattaaatatatgtataaatttatatcaacttttttttaaaaattaaaatatatttatacatattataTGGGAAATTCTAATATTAGACtcatgttgtaccctaaaaatacgagCTCAACCATCTAGCTTGGGGTACAACTGACGCGAAATAAACATAAGCAAGACTTTGGAAATGTTTTCTTATCTCCGGACCTAACATCTTGAGGTTGTGTCACTGGGTCTATAGCAGTATAGGATCTTCCAGATTGTCAGAGAGGCAAATGACGAAGATCGAGACACCCAACATTTAGATTGCCTGCATCAGGCCCAGGCATTATTTTAAGACAAACCATTATGTTCCTTCATGTCTAGCTCATGATTGGCATCTAGGTCGGATGGGAGAATCCCTATAGACTCGGATACCCGTTATGTGAGATAAATGCATACAATCGTTATATGTATTTATAGATTGGTGTAAAACGGCAATAGGCCTAATTAGGATATTTAAGTGTCTTAATTAGGGAAGTTACCCAATGTTGTACGTTACCAATTATATCGCAGTTATCCAATATCGTCCATCctatttccctataaatataaggggaATAGACTGTAAAAAGGACATACATTCTGTATGCAAAAACTATGCCAAAATTGCTTTAAACAATTTTGTCTAAGAGTTCACAAACAAATCAATAACAGTGACTCATggattaggtggattttaaccaataAACCACGTAAATTGTGAGTGTTTTTATATTCTTATACATTCGGTTTACAAAAATCTTATTCTCTCTGTCTTGGATTTCTAAATCCTCTGTTgacgaaaaatcgcgtcaacagatcggtgctttcattgagagcagattAAGCTTGAGATTTTGCACGATATTCAACCCAAcaatcatcatggtggtcacttgtTTTATGCGTGACAATGAAATTGAGCAACCTGATGATCAGGGAGGTTACCGTACGACCATCCCCACTGGAGAAGGTACATTCGCACAACGTCTCCTtggaaaacaacatgtggacCAGGACAATGCTGGAAGTTCAACttcacgcccaccaaatcccaaTCCTGGGTACCTGACCGCCattgaaatggagaatgctcagctgaggagccaccTTGCCCAGGCTAACAGGCGAATAGATGAGATCATGGCTTGACTACTTCCTCCTACAACCGACGAGAATTTCGGAAGGAGGAAAAGTGGGTCCCACAGATCTCTATGCCACCAAAATAATCAACCTAATATAAATTGTTCTGTTAGAACAACAACACCAAGCTTTGTGCCTTCAGAATGGACTCCCAGGAGCAACTCTCTTACTAATAATCGTAGGAGTTGACAAAAGACTCATACTCACAGAAATCAATCTAGCCATGAACGGCGAGCTGAGACCACATCGAGAAGGGTGGAAGTCCTCGTGAATCCACCAGCGCCTCAGCCAGTGGCTCAGGTACCAAGTAATAACTCCGTGTTGCCGCCAAGTCAGGAAATGAGAATAGACAATGGGCGCGCTAATCTAGTCCGCCCAGATAGGACACAGAATGCCTCACCGAtaaggcatcctccctcaccTATTCATCATCCAACACCACCACGCCCACAGAGGAATGCTCCAGAGCGGGAAAATGAAAGGAGAAATTCTATATATGTAGAAGATGCATATGCCCTGCGATCTCGCACTAATAATCCAGCTCCTCGACCTTAACCACGAGTAGTAAGCTTTATGGATTGTAGTTATTGGAtagaaagtgtaacgccctactaccccagggactgttacagttagcattttaaacagtgctaaactcgctaatcgagtcatttggccataatcgtgtaactaagtatgattagcgatttagggttaaattttgttttggttaagatacaacatttcactaaaacgtttattgtatacattgggatcccaaaaatataatttagaggttaattacaaataaatatttacaactagctgacctaagcggaaaaatagggtttaaccctagttcctttctcaaccctcggctgtggcggtcgagcagccgcatatgtacacatcgtcacctaagctctccaactcaaggatggtataGCTTTCTTTTatctttacttgcaccacatagcacctgtgagccgaagctcagca
The genomic region above belongs to Humulus lupulus chromosome 1, drHumLupu1.1, whole genome shotgun sequence and contains:
- the LOC133817768 gene encoding uncharacterized protein LOC133817768, which gives rise to MVRTRGASSKKIPTSQSRKVPSPSPPPSVSTATPSVPAPAPSVGKTCKSKARKKVFSLSHEHPMVFPDISADIVDVAPPSEVVVPSRAKDPSPLPIDLSLAAREKSKSISSSSKAAAGLLKLPLKPSQSKKTSGAPKRKLGVDTSSSPLTAAKKILKAHPPSLSSSESDPEEEKSESEATHDTTLSDETVPDNAESEAESDEPEKEDIVPSEQEAESDAEPIATPLSSKAKGKRPISDPTPSPKRSGVNFKPYSSTFCYNDNTCDVVLYAQRKFIIERNYVLSDHRPYGVLTMLQDRQWTGSLVKFTGFVDRIVKEFYANLTNEIIEPKSSLYNKVFVRGHWFSFFPQDIALALHLPLDVEHDDDVASLDKDTVITELVGQKMVWPSNTVISVSNLTYTYAVLHKFATTNWKPTSHTATISFDMASFLYKVGTGLGINLALVIHDQIIGFRKGNRKNLNLPFPQVIYKVLSMQKKDLQRDQEDLVAPTTAASYKASAPPSEATDVHQPRKSSPNL